In Sesamum indicum cultivar Zhongzhi No. 13 unplaced genomic scaffold, S_indicum_v1.0 scaffold00155, whole genome shotgun sequence, the DNA window AGTTCACATCACTTTGTTTGGGACGCCTTGGCCTTTCTCTTTTCCAGGAAGAAGAACCCAAACAAGGAAAGGATGGAGAAAGCAGAGAAGCAAACTGATGCGATGTCTAGCGACACGTGACGGCCGGAGATCGCCTGGACCTCAAACAAGTTAGTGGTCTTGTGAGAATCCGTGGTCTGGCCGTAAGCTACCTCTTCATCAGCAGAGTTACACGCGTAGGCCCTGATGAAATATGTAGCAGTTGGCACATCCCTCTGCACTGTCCAGGTGAAGGTGTTGTTAGAAGTGCTGTATGGTTTGGCAACAATTTTGTGTAGACAGGTCTTGTCCTTTTTCAAATTGTCCACTGTTTTCCTCCACGCACGATCTTGTTGGCTGATTGGTGCAAAGCAAAGCTTGACCTTTATTGTGCCGTAGGCAGAATCTATCCCAGCTGGGAAGCTAGTGTTCAGTGCCCATGTGACAGTGATTTTATCTTCCCCAGCTTTCAGAACTGCAAATTCAATGAAGGGATAATTTCAGATGACAGTAAACAAAGTTATGCACCTATCTTCTGCAAAGAAAGAATGGTATCATATGTTTGTCTGAAATAAGGTAATTCTCGGAGACAATCCTCACGTTTTTCCCTTCAAAGATACTCTAGTTTTCCAAGTTCCCAATGTCTGGATTTCTGAGGATGACTACATACTGTTGTTTATGACCACTATCAATCTTGAAAGAGATATTACATGTAAGAATACCACGAAATCAACTTTAGTTTGTATAATGATTCATTCATGCATTTTTCTCTATGAGCAAGTTACCTTGGCCTGGTTGAGGTGAAGCAGTGACAATAAGAGTGTCCTGAAGGGAAGAGAAGGTAACACCACAGCAAGAAGCCGCCAAGCACGAAAGCAAGAACAAAGCTAGAAGAAACCCAGGAAAAGCCATCGGTGCACTGCTTTCTGAATTCAAGCACTTCCAAACAATCAGGGAGAAAGAAAGCTGAAAAGTTCAAAAAGTGAGATCCCACTGCTTGAAGATGGGCCAATAGGTAAgattttaattgctttataTAGAGGCTGCAACAAGGTGTCTTCCGCTTATTACATAAAGACAAGAAAAGTCAACCATAGCCAAAACCAGCAGATTTTCCTAATCAGTGCTAGACATTAACCAGAGATTACTGTAGTAAAGGTTGCTGACACTGATGTCTGATTTATTAAATGATGATTTGGCCCAGAAGCATATTCAAAGGGTATATGGGGTGAGGGATTAGAATGTGATTTGCTCTAGTTCTCTAGTTGACTTGGCTTTAATACATTCTTGGACAGTTGGATGAAATGGAAATATTTCCATGTGTGTGTGCAAGAATCATGACAGGAGcttccttttatattttcgAGTTGTTGATTTCCTTGGGCTTGTCATCTCCAACACCAGAAAGAgtaacaagaaaaatcaaagaacTCGTACATCTTTCCAAAGGTTGGCAGTCCATTTCAATCATCAATGTTGATAGGTAACCTAGGAAACTCTAGTGAGTATGCAAAACTTTTAAGTCAAATCTAGATTCCTTACAGTTggtgttttgttttgaatttgaagaaagGATTTTAAATGACTCAATTTGAaaggaatttgaaatccattcatatttcatcaaaatttatttaaaaattaaaatagaagaatttaaaatccttTACATTTTACATCATTAAAACATATTCAAAGAATTTTAGATGAAGAATCTAAAATATAGATTCCAAATTCTTCATCCAGATGCGacctcaaataatttaaagaaatctATTAAAGAAACAAGCAATATTACTGTATAGAAATAGAAATAACTGTTATgcaattaagaaataaaacgTGGTTGGAAAgaatgttgaaaataaaataggagaTTGGGTTAAGTACGATTTTAAAAAAGCAAAGGGCAGATGAGAAGCTGCTGCTCGATTGCAGTTGAAAAATTCCATATTGTATTCTTTTCCCAAGTTGGCTATTTTGATCCCTTCGTTTGCaggttaaaatttaataatgatcATCAGTCGTGTCGTGCGTCTCCTAATGTTTGTCAACACTCCAACTTGTTGCCCACCCACACATcaacacatatatacacaaacaaacaaaaagaaaacaaatcaaaataaaaacaccagaaaaaaaaaaaattatgacgaatattgattaactactattatataatgtaataCTAGTTTTGTGagttttttatcatcaaatgtTCATTAATTATGgtcaaaattaaagaaaaaactgagtaattaattttatcatttactATTTCAGTGAagtgattaaataaattatataattaccatAGTTTCGTGTCGTGGTATTggtgataatattaaatgggATTGCTTTATAACGACGTACGGAGAATAGCAAAATATTATTGAGCGATATAAAATAGAtgtattatgaaaattttaaaaaaaagatagtgaattataaaataaaataactatactttgtaattaatgtttgtttagcagttttatgacaaaattaagtataatatcGTTGTGAATTCGAGTTTGTAATAGAAAAGGTCTATTAGCagtaacaataaaaaaataactaatgttatttgatattatcatCGATCATATTCTTGGAGAATAATCGGtatcaataatatttcttattccactttgtttattagaattttacattaattaaaaaattatatttttctacatgcaacatatgtgtaatttttagtaaagtaaatgtcaattcatataaaagaatttgtacCGAGGTGTTCATCTGCATACACAagaaacacacaaaaatacacaaattgaCCAAGGGTTTCATGTATTTTTGGTTCGGTAACATAGCTCATTTGGCAATTTCGTCGTTCAATTTTCTAAGCTAGTAAATTAGTcctgcattttttaatttttatgacttCAATCATTCTTTTCGTTAGAGTTCGCCCTTCTCACCAGTGGAGGTCAGCTCcggcaaaaaaagaaataaaatctaaaaaaataaaaagatgtaggaccaaaatactaccctaaaaaattaaaagaacgcaaaatgaattaaattacgggaccaaaatgtTTTTAATCCCACACAGAAATacatgtgtttgtgtgtgtgtaggatACACAATAACTAagactaataaataaaaaatatagtgactgatttttttttatattgaaaagtaatatatacaaaaaatttaaaagtatgcaacatatattttacaatataaaaatatattagagtAGAATAAATGTATCATTTAACTTATTTCTACTTGATGCTTCTGGATTATAGTTTAATGCTTGGTCCCAAGCATTTTTGCAGTAAGGTTTACATATTCTCAGCAAATGCTACTCTACATCCATCATCACATTACagaccaaaaaattaaagtataatattGCTAtcctttttcacttttggtttttaaaatttttctctctttttttgttcCTTCTTCTGCTCTTTTCCCATTGGGTTcttgtgtaaaaatattagacaaagataagaaatttataagatttaagaGAGGGCCTTAGGCAACAAGCAAGTGAGGTCTTATGGTCTCAACTTACACTCACAAGACAATATCATAGTTCACAAATAAATCTGTGTTCAAACAGTGCAAGTTgtgatttgtttgtttgtttgtgtgaGAGGACTGCCTCGCATTCCTAGTGTCCTGTGATGCAAATATCAACAGCAGCACCATGAAAGCAAGCATCATCTGGATACTGGATTACTCATCACTTGGTTTTGTGATCATCCTTTGGAAACTACTTCACACAAACTTGAAGCCAACAGGGATCTCTTTCAGTTTGTAGCAGTGCCGAATGAGTAGGTTCTGAACAAGTGGGAAGTGACCATGTATTCCAACTCAGTGTCTTCAATTAGAAGAACTCTAAGTTGCAAGAATCCCCCCTCGAAAGGCGTAGCATCGTAGTTTAAACACCTCAAGATTCGGCAAACCAGCAATAAGACTCATGTCTTCCCAAGGAAGTCCAAGTCCATTGAGTGTTAACTTTCTAAGACTCGCTGGAAAAATGGAGCAGGAGGCTTGGGGCAAAGAACCTGCAATTTGGGATTAGGATTCACTATGAGTGTTTAAGTTGATTGAGATAGACAAGATCATTAAAGCAAAGGAAAGGTTCTGCAGTATCCAGTGGGACTTCAATTCTTGAGAATGACCCGCTGTTTTAGACGAAACAAGTTCGTCATCTTCTTCAGCAAGCAGCGACACGGACACCGACACCGACGGGTTGCTTAATTGGCTTCCATGGCCAAGTAGCTGATGTCATCTCCATCAGGGGTTTGAGATTGTGAGGAACTGAAACATGGGCTGATTCAACTACGTCTTCTAGTCTGAATGCTGACCTGCCTCTCTGATTTGCCTTTCCCTCTTGCTGTTGCTGTCTTCCAAATAAAACATTTTCCCTCATTGTACGCGAGTTGTAAGATTTCTGGATAGGGTGGAAGAATAGGAATTTGATCACAAGAATCGAGAAGGCGCTGAATTGTAAGCTTAAGAGAAACCACAGCAGCATAAGCCATTTCTGATTGCTttcatctttctctctcaGACACCCACACTAACAAGAAACTGGTACAAATCTTACAGCATTAACATCTCTAATCTTgatgattaaataatttgctGCTGCAATTATATGAATTGCTAAATGAGAAATCAACTGTATGAAATGTAAtagtttatgtttttattaatatggtatatataataaatgtacaACTTGGGcgcatatatattaaatgggtatgatgcaatttactttttgtaatattataaataagcaaattatccctttataaaagaaaatgacaatttaCTTTGtgtctttttaaaatgaagcaatagattagagataaattatttcattataaaagCATTAAGGGacaaattgatatattttaaaaaatataaaaaaaattaaaacactattttcttttataaaaaaataatttactcatttataatattataaaaaattgctaaGATAAATGGTGCGTTGAAATGGTAAAAAGCATCTTGACCAGCTGCCGCCGCCCCtcatgcaaaattttaaataaatcccTATTCCTTGTTTATTGTAGCaaacactaattaaaatatgaagatATTAAGTTGCCAAACTGtaatcaagatttaatttaagaaactatatatatatatatgtgtgtacataatattaaaaatatataaatatagaaaatcaaatttcaagatcTATAATAGGAATAGcacaaatcacataattaacTATCCTTATTCTAATTCAATAATGTGGTTTTAATTTGTGAACTTGGTTCGACTCAGTTTCAATTGAGAAAAGAGAATAAAGTTGTAGTAAAATGAGATAATTTGGTGTATTTTAAATGACGgggataaataatttaatattttttttcacttttgtacatatgtgatatcacaaaagttgcttgcatttttacCTTGAACGAAATCTTGAAATAGGCGGGGCACCAGTCATGACTTGAGTTTCTGATTCTCCCATGAAAAGTGGATGGAAACTTGAATATTTCCCATATTGTTTTGGGTCCGCAGCTGCAGTATTTTGTCAGCGGAAGCCACCACAGAAGGTTTGACATCAACTAGCTCCACCCTTTCCAGGGCTGGATATATCCCAATCTCAAGAGGAATCTCTTCTAGTTTGTAGCAGTGCCTAATTATAAGGTGGCGAATACTAATAAACGATCCCTCGCCTTTTCTCCAATGCCTCAGATCAGTATCCTCAAGAAGGAAAACTTTAAGTGATTTGAACTGAAATGAATCAGTTATCCACTCGGGCCCTTGAAAGGCATAGTTTTTCAGCTTCAGCACTTCAAGATGCCACAGTTTGCCAATCACTCTGGCGTCCTTCCAGGGGCATCCCAACCCGCTCAAGCTCAACTTTCTTAGACCTGAAGGCAAACTTTTAATAGGTGCAGCAATCTGAGGCTTCGGCACAGGATTTATAATCACGAAACCAAGTGATTTGATGCCCCGTTGAAAACCAAACCATTTGATGCCCTGATCAACATCTAAAGAACACAAGGATTCAGCAGCACCTGGTGCTTCCTCGATTTGAATTCTTAGTTTTTTCAGATTCGGGATTCTTTTTAGGACCTCCTTGGTACAACTACGGGTGCTAATACCTGAAAGTGTTGATAGGTTCGGGAAGAGAGCGTCTTCGGAGCTGGGGATTGGTAGGTCACTTCTCATGACTTCGAGGTGCCTCAGTTCTCGCATATTCCAGATCTCCATGGGTAGATACGATCGATGAGCTCCAGGAGATATTATGCTAAGAAATTGATGGACAATCAAGTACTGAAGATTTAAGAGCTTGGATATGGAAGTAGGGAGCTCTTTGTTGTAAGTGAAGGCAAGGTATCTTAACTGAACTAGTTTTACTACCTCGATTGGAAACTCGTGGAAGCGAATTGTAAGCGCATCCAGTACTCTGAGCAAACTGAAACACAAGCGTCTTGGTACTGGATATTGATGGTGCGGGCCAGTACAGAGGAGCGAACGAGCTTTTAAAACGGATGCCATTGAGTTATACACATCTTTTATGCCCAATAAACCATTGTTGTGGACGCAGAGTCTGCGTTGGCTTTCTACACCTTCTTTTACAGCATTGGCATAATTGTTTATGACACGAAAAAACTTGTCCTTTTCAGCTTCTTTGATGCATAGGTACAGAAAGACAGAATGGACCTTGCAGGTTTTAATTCCAGTAATGATGCCCGGCTTGCTGAACAGAACAACACTTTTGGACACAAGCTGCACCAAACAGTCCATGGCAACTTCTTCTATGGTTATGATAGAATTTGGTTCAAGAAATCCCTCAGCGCACCACAAGTTGATGAGCTTGGTAGCAGGGATCTCATAACCATGTGGGAAAACTCCCATATAAACAAAGCATGCCTTCAAATGTTGCGGCAAGTGCTTGTAGCTCAACATTAGTTTCTTTGACATGACTTCATCAGCACTAATGATAGCTGAAATTTCATCCTTTGCCACCTTTTTCCAGTATTCGGGGTTTTTGTCCGCTTCAGATAGGTGCTTGCCTACTACCATGATCGCAAGAGGAAGTCCTTCACACTTCTCAGCGATCTCTTTTCCAGCTTCCTCAAGATCAGTAGGGCATGAGTGCTCTCCACTAAAAACCTTCTGACAAAGAAGACTCCAACTTTTTTCGTTATCTAGGAAACGCTTCAAAACGATATGACCACGAGCATCTAGAGCAATTTCTTGTAGCCTGGTTGTCAGTAGGATCCGGCTTCCTAGTTTGTCATCTGGAAAGAACTTTTCCAACTCATTCCATACTTGTGTGCTCCATATGTCATCCAACACAATCAGGTACCTTTTACCTTGCAAACTTGTGCTGACATACTCAGCTACTTTCTCACTTTCTTCTGCATGTATTTTGTCAGCGCCAAGATCCAACTTAGACAGAATATCTAGCATAAGTCcttttaattgatattgaaCGCCAATTCTGACCCAGAGGCGACACTCAAAAATACTCGAAATCGATGGATCTTCATAAACCTGTCTAGCGAGAGCAGTCTTACCGATACCTGGCATCCCGGCGAGCACGACAACTTTCCTCTCAGATGGCAACTGCTGGATGAGAAGATTCTTCATTTCACTAATTTCATCTTCTAATCCGACCATCTTTGACTCCATTCCATCAAAACCATCAATTCTTGATGAATCATCTTCTTCCGGCAGCAACGACTTGCTTACTTGATGCGAGCTATACTCCTTCCCGATCCTCCTCACCGATTCGGTAAAGAAATCAATCTCATCCTTCACTTTCTTGCCCATTACGTCAACATCCAGGGTTTCAATTTGCGAGAGAAACTGATCTGATACATGGGATTCCAGTGCATCTTCCAGTCTGCATGCTGCCTCCCTGATTTGCCTTTCAAGAGCATTTGCACTCTCGCTGTTG includes these proteins:
- the LOC105179368 gene encoding high-affinity nitrate transporter 3.1-like — encoded protein: MAFPGFLLALFLLSCLAASCCGVTFSSLQDTLIVTASPQPGQVLKAGEDKITVTWALNTSFPAGIDSAYGTIKVKLCFAPISQQDRAWRKTVDNLKKDKTCLHKIVAKPYSTSNNTFTWTVQRDVPTATYFIRAYACNSADEEVAYGQTTDSHKTTNLFEVQAISGRHVSLDIASVCFSAFSILSLFGFFFLEKRKAKASQTK
- the LOC105179369 gene encoding putative late blight resistance protein homolog R1A-10 is translated as MAYAAVISLKQTIERLLNSSPIPVPSPCPETIKSAYEEVESIRYFLASSFSHLGNSNSESANALERQIREAACRLEDALESHVSDQFLSQIETLDVDVMGKKVKDEIDFFTESVRRIGKEYSSHQVSKSLLPEEDDSSRIDGFDGMESKMVGLEDEISEMKNLLIQQLPSERKVVVLAGMPGIGKTALARQVYEDPSISSIFECRLWVRIGVQYQLKGLMLDILSKLDLGADKIHAEESEKVAEYVSTSLQGKRYLIVLDDIWSTQVWNELEKFFPDDKLGSRILLTTRLQEIALDARGHIVLKRFLDNEKSWSLLCQKVFSGEHSCPTDLEEAGKEIAEKCEGLPLAIMVVGKHLSEADKNPEYWKKVAKDEISAIISADEVMSKKLMLSYKHLPQHLKACFVYMGVFPHGYEIPATKLINLWCAEGFLEPNSIITIEEVAMDCLVQLVSKSVVLFSKPGIITGIKTCKVHSVFLYLCIKEAEKDKFFRVINNYANAVKEGVESQRRLCVHNNGLLGIKDVYNSMASVLKARSLLCTGPHHQYPVPRRLCFSLLRVLDALTIRFHEFPIEVVKLVQLRYLAFTYNKELPTSISKLLNLQYLIVHQFLSIISPGAHRSYLPMEIWNMRELRHLEVMRSDLPIPSSEDALFPNLSTLSGISTRSCTKEVLKRIPNLKKLRIQIEEAPGAAESLCSLDVDQGIKWFGFQRGIKSLGFVIINPVPKPQIAAPIKSLPSGLRKLSLSGLGCPWKDARVIGKLWHLEVLKLKNYAFQGPEWITDSFQFKSLKVFLLEDTDLRHWRKGEGSFISIRHLIIRHCYKLEEIPLEIGIYPALERVELVDVKPSVVASADKILQLRTQNNMGNIQVSIHFSWENQKLKS